From the Melospiza georgiana isolate bMelGeo1 chromosome 11, bMelGeo1.pri, whole genome shotgun sequence genome, the window aagagtgtTAAGGTTCTGGCATGGCCTGTccagggagatggtggagtcaccattcctggatgTGTTAAAAGAAGACTGGATGTGACACTGGGTGCaatggtttagttgaggtgttgggacatgggttggactcaatgatcttcaAGGTCTATTCAAACttggtcattctgtgaattctgaaaatttggagcatcccagggacagagcttGACCAGCAATGTCATCAGGCAAAACAAAGGCTTTGCCAAGCAATGGCCCTTTGatgaagcaaaatatttacaatCAGGGCAGACCATTGGTAAAGATGGGGGCACACTCTGGGGGTACAGCTGAGGccatgaggtcacagcaggctcaggggtcacagcagggtgaggtcacagcaggctcaggggtcacagcaggctgaggtcaCAGTTGGCACTGAGGTCACAGATGTCCCAGACCCGGtggttgcacagcagcacaaggagcgagcagtcagtgcttgagcacaactgttgcggcagcagcagcggcggcggcagcagtggtgctgacatTGGGACAGCGGTGTCAGGACAGcggtggcagcaagagctgcgggactggcagagggcaaggcagcatggcccttgctctgcgccccttcctcctgctcctcctggccgtggccctgcctgccagggctgcccaggctgctccgctGCAAGCGCGGCGAGCAGGTGAgccggcagcctggctcccctttcccgggacagcgctccctgctccccgggaAGCGCTGGGGATGGTTTTCCCAAGGCCTTCAGGGAGAGTTTCCtctgggggagagagagagcccccaggccctgggcagccccagtttcctctccagggatgtgtcacagggcctgcaaagagggtgcagagtgaccaggagcctgcccagagcaccccaggcccctgtgcagtTTGGCCTTGTCCATTCACACCTGGCTCCCATAGCCTTAACCAAGCCCCTTGCAGTACCCAATttgcagaggcagggggagatCTCAGCAGGCCATGGAAATGGTTCTGATCTCTGCTTCCCTCCAGACTGGGATCGCAACTTGCATATTCTAGATGCCGTATTGGATGAGAGCTTGAAAATGTTGGAGGAGGCTAGAGATAAGTTCTCCATGTGCCTTTCCTAAGAGTATACCCCTATGTGTCTATGTGGCAAGAGCTCACTCATGAGCCATTTCCCTTAACATAATATCATGACTGAAGGAATCTGGAATTCTTGACCTTCTCCTTCTGGAGCCCTGAGTGTTCCCAGAGGATCACtgtcagtgggaggaaggaggattTAGCTGCCCATCCTCCTCCCATGTGCAATGCCACTGTGTCCTTCCGTGTGCTCTCTacagccacagagaagagcagagagggaaggggccgggcccagagctgtgccccggggctgagccttgcctgcagcctgaggatctcctacagtgccacaggagctgttctgtcctgtctttctttgcagctgaacaTGTTGCTGAAGGTGATTTGGCTTCCCAACTCACATCCAGgattgagcctctgggagatggtgagagtaggtcaaggcctttccctgggggagctgccagctcagagcccaaagctcagCCAGGGGGATAGAGAtgacagaagcttctgtggctgttgaCTTACAggggtgtctgcagggagggcatTCCCAGGTCCTTTGGTGGATGTTGTACACAAGCCCAAAcgcaggggtgagtagtgtgtccctgctgaccccacaggctgagccctgcttttgtTGCATCCATTCatgggaaatggaaatttttctcTTAAGGTCCCCCGAGAATGAACAACAAACCTAGAGGAGACAGTAAGTCTCTGGAGGCATCCAAATACATGTACAAGATATTGAGTGACCTGGACAGACGCCATggtgggtgcatttccctcagccttgtcctggggctcagcagccgggggctttggctgcacatctggacacgccgtgctCAGCATagcgggaagggatccatggcagcctcgctgccccactgctgcttccacgccctgcagggctgtttgccagcctggcctgtctgcagctcctccccagcctctgcaggaaggcattgggcatcagctcACAGGGAGCCCAAACTGCACCACAGGCCTGCGATCCCCTGCAATTTCGGTGTCTTGGTAGATGCAGAGAGGCAGCTGTTGGCAGGGTGTagggccctggagctgctccaatACCCTGGGCATTTTCCTTGTCCTTATCCATGTTTTTGCCAAGTATTGCCGGGGGCAGAAGGGCACAGCACATAGGAATTTTGGCATGCAGGCTCAGGGGTTTGGGTACTGAGCACTCCTGGGCCAAGGGGcagcaaggtgcctgcagggcCCAGCTTGGGGGGAAACAGTGAGCGAAAACATCCTGGCCGAATCcactgtgctgccagctcagcagtgcaggacAGCATGGGCTgacgctccccattgctcccacagatgcagccagccctgcaacAAGTGTTGACAACATctggaaaggcaggagaagaGTTTTCTGCTGGGGAACACCTTTTTTGAATAAGATGATGGCAATTGTGTTTGGTGTGGCACTTGGCCTTATGATATGCTGTGCAGCAATCTGGTAttgctggaaggaaaaaaggtgaGTGTTTTGCAGAGCTTTACCACAATCAGCTTCCTTTGAAGGGTGCTCATACTCAGGGAAACCTTCCCAGAGAGGCTGCGGTGTCGGTGTGGCCAGTCCATGATTgtccaaagaactctgctgagggttctgctgctgcccagagctttcattggcctcctcattgctgggccttgtccgggggggcccgctggggctgcagccagtgctggctcccactgaggctgcctggccaagagcagccccaggggcacagggcagaggcaaagcacggtggggaggagaaagagcagggaccagattgcccttgaaaggcagaggcgctctggggcccactcctggccagggagcctgcccagagccgtgccctgctcgccggggccttgagggacagctgtgcagctgggccaagctgtgccagcagctccagccgtgctggggagccttgccagctctgggccctgctgtgcaggaggctccctgtgtgccactggcagctggggcctcagccacctcctctcttcACAGGCACACCTCAAAGAAAAGTTGAAAGCTGGTGGCTGGTCACAAGACCTCTACAGCCGGAAGAGCAgtagcagcagctctgaatcTTACCAGATTACAATTGTACCTGAAAGCTCTGTGTTGCTTTGAGGCCACAGGCCCAGCCCTCCATCCGGGGCCAAAGGTGAAAGCCCCAGGAAAGTATTTGGAAGTGCTCAACTGACCACGGACTGAGAGCATCCCGAATCAGTTCTTCTACTGCAATAAAGAGATGGAGCTGTCACCCTGTCggtttctcagctgttttaatgacctggaaaggctcggggtggccttgggcagcccgcgctccaaaggacgagaagaggcttcaggttttttctcggcctgcagtgtttattagtttttatctaaaagattttctctcagtCCGACAGAggcctgctcagcagccagccatgagcacactgagagcccccggggcagtcacctatctttatactcaaaactacgcatacaatatttatcaattttccccaataccttttacccttattgaccagtgcacttttagtaataaccaatcccaaagtgccaacatcaccacagaagatggaggccaagaagaagaagaagaagaaggacaggacacgccccaattcctccatcttacttctttagatccccttgtacagaaatcttaaaccctgtgtttcacactctaattaatttatcccttcaccatttactCCAGTGAAAacctcccatcctcatacaggtgtcgtctcccgtgtaggatcaaagtccagccaccagacacttctggcaacattccaggacctccgagtcccccaagggtggtctcggtcactctgcacatcagtcctgaggtgctgagatcccacatcacCCCAGCGTccaggtggcagcagcagcaaagcccagccggcagcagcactggctcaactccatgcccaggagcagccgtggatgcccacggtgtgggcaggcaggagccaggcaggggctgctgtgaccagcagcggggtccccagggctgggggagcccatgctgagcgtccctgggctgaggacacatttccttccctggcatAATCAGGGCCTGCACCTCCTCAAGCGGCAAgcccaggaaaagagggaagccATCAAGAGCATCTCCAGGGACACAGCCTGACCAGCAATTCCAGCAGGCAAAACAAAGCCCCACCCTAATTAACTCACACTTGATAGAACCTAATTGATGGCCCATCACCAATGCAAGGTGCTGCACAGGGTCTGCTCCTCTGGACGAGGGccagaaggggagggaagggaagggctgtgtggcCTTGGGGCCCGATGGGGCTGATGAACAGCCCCAGAGGCacaacagcccagctgcagccacactcCGTTTCCTGGTCAGAACCCTAGCTGTAGCTGCCCTGGCCTTCCCCGTAAGGCACCTGGGGCCTTTGGGGGCACCCATAAGGCGCACGAGGGGCTGGGGTCCCTtgtgggacacacagggatatTTCAGGCGCCCTCTGAGGCACGGAGGGTGCTAGGGTCCACTTCAAGTCATGCAAAGGATTTGGAATTTTGTGTGAGGCATGCACGGAGTGAGGGATCTCTCCTAAGGTGTGCAGGGCGCTGGGGTCTCTGCTGAGGCACATGACggggttttggggtctcacTTCACATGCGGAGAGGGCTGTGGGCTCTCATAAGCGTCCCGGAGCTTTgcgcccctcctgctgcccgcACTGGGGCGGGAGTCTCTGCTGAGGCCCGCAGGGCTCGGGGCCCTCCCGCGCTCCCTCCCGAGGCCCTCCGGGCCCGTCCGGCTCGGGGCTTCCgcggccctggggcagccgcCGCGCCGGGGCGGTGCTGGCGACGAGCCGAGCCGGAGCTGCCCCGCCGGGTCGCGCTGCACGGGCACGGCACGGGCGGCGCTGAGCGCCGGGCAGGCGGCGCCACAGCCCCGGCTCTGCCTCCTTCAGGGccgggcacacacagccccgcaggcagagcggcggctccgggctccgCTCGGCGCCCGAGGGGACGGAACCGATGCCGCAGGAGCCTGGGGAGCCCCGCGCAGGGCCCtggcgccgcccgcccgcctcTCCTGTGGCCATCCCGGGCGGCAGGGACTCGCTCTGGGCGAGCTGCCGGCTCCTGCCACTGCCCTGACAACGCTGAGGGGCCTTCGGGGCCGGGACTGGGCTTGCCAGGGAGACAGTTCATAGGAGACTTGCGCAGGCCTTGCACAAGATTTACTGCGAAACAACTTAAACATAACATAACAATTTGGGTGCCGAGACCAGGGACTCTCTCAGCTGCAGGGACGTGGATAGCTTCTGGGAAGGAACTCCCCACCAGACTTTTAAGTGGTCCCATGGCTAGACCACTCTCACTTGGGAAAAGAGAGTCCTTTTTACAATAACGCATAAGCAAATTAGTTTTTAAGAGCGCGCAAGAGAGGCTCCCATCAGAGTGTCAGCTTGTAGGAGAGGGAGTACCCATAGAAAACTGCTTTGTGCACAAAGACCCTCgtgagaaaaggaggctgtgagtATCATGAGGTTTTGGGTCGGGGGGCGGCTGTATgcgtgtgtgagtgtgtgtggagTGTCTGAGACGGGGGCTGGGCAGTCTCAGACCCCCGAAGTGATTGGGACCTCCCAGTACCGCGTTTTCGCGTTCTCCACAAGGAGACCAGCCGGGAAAGGagggaagcaaaagaaaagtgaatGAGTGGGGACCCCGGGAGGGTTTTCcccagggggaaggaggggatccTGGTCCAGGCACCTGTGGGAAGGTCCTTGGGCAGGAGGGATTTACTCAGTGGGGAGACTGAGAGAGTGAATGAATAGGTTCAATTTCCTTGGAGGGGTTGGTAGCAGGCAATTTAGTATGTGATTAGATGGTGAGAGGACGGGGCTAATAGATTGTGAAAGAGGGAGAGATAGGAGTGGAACAAGTAGattgcagagggagagacaGGAGTGGAACAGGCAGATTGAAAAGGCAGTGTGACAGAGTAGTAAGTGAGGAAGTTGAGCCACGAGGTGAGTGTGGCAAACTAAGACTCTCCTGGTACCGGGGAATTCTTAGTTTGTCGCCGCCAGAAATGGGTCAGGGAAAAAGTAAGTTCCTTGACCCAGGGGCTGCGTATTGTGTGAAAAATTCGCAGTCGTTTGAAGTATCTGGGAACCGTGAGGGGGGTTCTCCAGGGGGGGGCATTCCTCAGGACAGCCCACTGGGGATGATAATACGGTTTTGGGATGAACGGGAATCCCAAAGTGGAAAAAGTAAACAGAAAATAGTTAAGTATTACATGTTTAAATGGACAAATGAAATATTCCAGAAAGATAATTTATATTGGCCCAAGTTTGGATAATTTGAGGATTAGATTTGCCAGGCTCTAAATATATATGTGAATTCAAAAGACCCTGTTAATCAGGAGGAGAGTGAGTATGCTGCCTTCTGGAGTCGCGAGGGGAGACATCAGGAAGAAGCTGATATGAACCATAAATGAGCCTTGCTTGGTCTTATCCTAGGCAAGCTActacagctccagagctcagtcccCAAGGGGACTGGGTGCCAGAAGCCAGCTCGCTCTCAGACCAAGGCCGCGGGACAGCCCTAGCAAGCAGGGAATATTCAGCTCTTAGTGATTAGGCAGCTCTTGTGATTTCAGCATTGCTTGCTAGGTAGCTTTTTCCCTTGGCCTAAGGCTCCAGCAGACggtagagagaggagaagcagaagatGCTGGCTGTTCCACGAGTATGGCTTTATTGGAGGGTCCGTGAAgggtctcagctcttcttcttcccaGTTAGTAGGGGTACAGTATGCTACTTTTATACCTTTGGCCCGGGTCCAATCCTGACCAATGGCAAAGGTGTTAAGAGTGACCATAAGTGACCAATAGTAGGGTTAACAACATATTGCCTTACATGGCTGTAGGGATTGGGTACAAGGCAGATGTCCCTGGAGACAGCAAacttctttgctgctgtgtcagcattcTATTATCCAAGGGGCCCAGGCTAAACCTGAGGGGTTTACTACAGAACCACACCCAAATTTCTGGAACATTGAAGAGACCTGAAAGATGGATTTTAAGCCATCAAGTAATTGGAATCATTTGTATAACtcaagaaggaaggaaatttattaaaatagtaGGGCATACTGCTTGTAAATCCACATTGGTGGTCAATATGGATAATCATTCAAAAATTTGGCAACCTGAAAACCCTGTTGGATATTGGGGaccaataaaagaaataaattgtgaATGGGATGAACAGATTAATTTATGCTGGTACAAAAGTCCTGGAGCTAACCCCTACCAATCCATCGACAGCCTGAGGTCTTATTGGGAACAGCCGGAGAAAATTGATTAGAGATGGAAAGCCTCAGATGGGATATATTGGATTTGTGAGCAATGAGCATACAGTGAGTTACCTCAAAAATGGAGAGGAACCTGTACTTTGGGAGTAATACAACCCTCCTTCTTTGTTCTACTGAGGTCTAGGAGCAATGTGCTAGGAACTCCACTGTATGAAACCATGCAGTGGAATAAAGGAgatttgaatttaaattttccAACAGCAGGAGGGAATCAAAAATGGGAGGAGGATGAATGGCCTGCAAAACAAATTATAGCATATTATGACCCAGCAACATGGGCTCAGGATGGGTCATGGGGATATAAGACCCCAGTTTATCTGTTGAATAGATTAATAAGGCTCCAAGCAGTAGTGAAGGTGATGTCAAATCACACTTCCAGTGCCTTAAAAATGTTGGCCAGGCAATATACagaaatgtgtgtgtttgtgtaccAAAAAAGGATCGCCCTAGACTGTCTGTTAGCagaagaaggaggagtttgTAAGAGATTTAAGGAATCTGAGTGCTGTGTAAAAATTGATGATTATGGGGAAGCTATCACAGGACttgcagaagaaat encodes:
- the LOC131087982 gene encoding proline-rich proteoglycan 2-like, producing the protein MATGEAGGRRQGPARGSPGSCGIGSVPSGAERSPEPPLCLRGCVCPALKEAEPGLWRRLPGAQRRPCRARAARPGGAAPARLVASTAPARRLPQGRGSPEPDGPGGPREGAREGPEPCGPQQRLPPQCGQQEGRKAPGRL